One genomic segment of Musa acuminata AAA Group cultivar baxijiao chromosome BXJ3-3, Cavendish_Baxijiao_AAA, whole genome shotgun sequence includes these proteins:
- the LOC135632402 gene encoding annexin D4-like yields MAEEHEALTSAFSGLGVDESSLLTVITKWRKQPEKRRGFRSSSPFFKPHGSFERCEDDFVRSLKVEFARFKNVTVLWAMHPWERDARWIHHVLHKAHPFTIIVEIACTRSSDELLGARKAYHALFHHSIEEDVAYRVKENYCSLLVGLVSAYRYEGSRVDEDIAKSEAKALGHAIKNAGTKDPVEDYEVIRILTTRSKTHLKETFRHYSGIYGQSIEQDFADESCLGETVRCLGSSASYFSKVIDKAFGEEADKNAKDALTRVVVSRSDVDMEEIKAIYENQYKAKLEDKIVKNTRGNYRDALLSLVGM; encoded by the exons ATGGCCGAAGAGCATGAGGCCCTCACCAGTGCTTTCTCAG GCCTTGGTGTTGATGAGAGCTCGTTGCTGACGGTGATCACGAAATGGCGCAAGCAGCCGGAGAAGCGGCGCGGCTTCAGGAGCTCTTCTCCCTTCTTCAAGCCACACGGCAGCTTCGAGCGCTGCGAGGATGATTTCGTTCGCAGCCTGAAGGTCGAATTTGCACGCTTTAAG AACGTAACGGTGCTATGGGCAATGCATCCATGGGAAAGAGACGCACGTTGGATCCACCATGTGCTCCACAAGGCCCATCCATTCACCATCATAGTTGAGATCGCCTGCACTCGCTCATCAGACGAGCTGCTCGGAGCAAGGAAGGCCTACCATGCTCTCTTCCACCATTCCATAGAGGAAGATGTTGCCTACCGCGTCAAGGAAAACTACTGCAGC TTGCTGGTCGGACTGGTAAGCGCATACAGGTACGAAGGATCTCGAGTGGACGAAGATATCGCCAAATCTGAGGCCAAGGCGCTCGGACATGCAATCAAGAATGCCGGCACAAAGGACCCCGTAGAGGATTACGAGGTCATTAGGATACTGACCACGAGAAGCAAAACACATCTCAAAGAAACCTTCAGACACTACAGCGGAATATACGGGCAATCGATCGAGCAG GACTTCGCTGATGAATCATGCTTGGGAGAAACCGTTCGATGCTTGGGATCATCCGCTAGCTATTTCAGCAAG GTAATCGACAAGGCTTTCGGAGAAGAAGCAGATAAGAACGCGAAAGACGCTCTTACGAGAGTGGTCGTATCTCGATCGGATGTGGATATGGAAGAGATCAAAGCAATCTACGAGAACCAATACAAGGCTAAGCTCGAAGACAAGATCGTGAAGAACACGCGTGGTAATTACCGGGATGCGCTGCTTTCATTAGTTGGAATGTGA